A section of the Tissierellales bacterium genome encodes:
- a CDS encoding DUF2207 domain-containing protein, producing the protein MVNKKVLILVIILLIGLGIIYNTSKPTLKEHRLDELNINVHINEDGSAKIIEKRKAHLVEGTENFIIIENLGESEIKNFVVKENGIIYEYDDDWNVYASQREKTNKNGIVKTPYGYELCWGIGKYGEHNYEIEYTVTDFIRQYEDKQGIFWRFINDQTNIPPRNVSVTIESDNRFVNENSNIWAFGYKGDIHFRDGKIVATNSKAFNDSNYLTILVELKETMFETNSIVDKSFEEVKEKAFEGSDYSLYSPAPSSGLSSFSDKLAKIFFNNILLIIILFRVIISFFNKGKALTRKKVTKSRRYKRQFKGEHCKEFPFKDNPTSVFYILYEMGLSKPEDLMTAFILKWINQGWIEVVNVETGIFFKKEEPALKLIEPALETITLEGKFYSAMETATDDNFILRKKALSKWIKKDYSNYATMKVWETRILEDSLIKLRDKKYITFEEIGSFTSTKIDSQFTHKGMDVENTIHRFINYLYDFSSLNQHRTTNVENLDDLMIWAGLLGMTEVLSKEIKKIYPDYESESIYGKHGIHIVKSLTENAHKAVKNTIPIRGPRGPRPHDRGYHRHWDDFDNFGNGSSGSSGSSGGGGSSSRGGGGGSSGGGSGGGTR; encoded by the coding sequence ATGGTTAATAAAAAAGTACTAATACTTGTAATTATTTTGTTAATAGGCCTTGGCATAATTTATAACACATCTAAACCAACTTTAAAGGAACATAGACTAGATGAGCTAAATATAAATGTACATATTAATGAAGATGGTAGTGCTAAAATTATAGAAAAAAGGAAGGCTCATTTAGTTGAGGGAACGGAAAATTTTATAATTATAGAGAATTTAGGAGAATCAGAAATTAAAAATTTTGTAGTCAAGGAAAATGGAATTATTTATGAATATGATGATGATTGGAATGTTTATGCTTCTCAGAGAGAAAAAACTAATAAGAATGGTATAGTTAAAACCCCCTATGGTTATGAATTATGTTGGGGCATTGGAAAATATGGTGAACATAATTATGAAATTGAATATACAGTTACTGATTTTATAAGGCAATATGAAGATAAACAGGGAATATTTTGGAGGTTTATAAATGACCAAACCAATATCCCTCCTAGGAATGTGTCAGTAACAATTGAAAGTGATAATAGGTTTGTAAATGAGAATTCAAATATTTGGGCTTTTGGATATAAAGGTGATATACATTTTAGGGACGGAAAAATAGTTGCCACTAATTCTAAAGCTTTTAATGATTCTAATTACTTAACTATATTAGTTGAACTTAAAGAAACTATGTTTGAAACAAATTCAATAGTAGATAAAAGCTTTGAAGAAGTTAAGGAAAAGGCTTTTGAAGGTAGCGATTATAGCCTTTATTCCCCTGCTCCTTCCTCAGGCTTAAGTTCTTTTTCAGACAAGTTAGCTAAAATATTCTTCAATAATATTCTTTTAATAATAATTCTCTTTAGGGTGATTATATCTTTTTTTAATAAAGGAAAAGCATTGACCCGTAAAAAAGTAACAAAATCTAGGAGATATAAACGACAATTCAAGGGTGAACATTGCAAAGAATTTCCTTTCAAGGATAACCCTACTAGTGTATTCTACATCTTATATGAAATGGGTCTATCTAAACCTGAAGATTTAATGACAGCCTTTATATTAAAATGGATTAACCAGGGTTGGATAGAAGTTGTAAATGTGGAAACCGGCATATTTTTTAAAAAAGAAGAGCCCGCTCTTAAACTTATAGAACCTGCTTTGGAAACAATTACTTTAGAGGGAAAATTCTATTCTGCCATGGAAACAGCTACAGATGATAATTTTATATTAAGAAAAAAAGCCCTTAGCAAATGGATTAAAAAGGACTATAGTAATTACGCTACTATGAAAGTATGGGAAACAAGAATATTAGAGGATTCCCTAATCAAATTAAGGGATAAGAAATATATAACCTTTGAAGAAATAGGCTCTTTTACCTCCACTAAAATTGATTCTCAGTTTACACATAAGGGAATGGACGTGGAAAATACTATACATAGGTTTATAAATTATCTATATGACTTTTCATCATTAAACCAACATAGAACAACAAATGTAGAAAATTTAGATGACCTAATGATATGGGCTGGACTACTTGGCATGACAGAAGTTCTTTCTAAAGAAATTAAAAAAATTTATCCAGATTATGAGTCTGAAAGCATATATGGGAAACATGGAATTCATATAGTTAAATCCCTTACTGAAAATGCACATAAGGCTGTTAAAAATACAATTCCAATCCGTGGCCCACGGGGCCCTAGGCCACATGATAGAGGTTACCATAGACACTGGGACGATTTTGATAATTTTGGTAATGGTAGTAGTGGTAGTAGTGGCAGTAGTGGTGGCGGTGGCAGCAGTAGTAGGGGAGGTGGCGGAGGCTCCTCTGGCGGTGGCAGTGGTGGTGGAACAAGATAA
- the ald gene encoding alanine dehydrogenase, whose protein sequence is MIIGVPKEIKEQEDRIAVTPAGVDAFVRAGHRVLVEANAGMGASFTDEEYSNLGAEIVSDASKVWEEADMIMKVKEPLKSEYKYFRKDLIIFTYLHLAAEEELTKALMEAGTIALAYETVENPDRSLPLLTPMSEVAGRMAVQQGSIHLEKTRGGKGLLIDGVPGVPPAHVAVVGAGIVGTGAIRRAVGLGARVTVLDINTDRLRYLNEVFMGRIETLYSNNYNLTNAIKTADLVIGAVLIPGAKAPKLVTEEMVKLMEPGSVLVDVAIDQGGCIETTHPTTHSDPIFMKHDVVHYAVANIPGAVPKTSTLALTNVTLPYALRIANKGWRQALIDEEPLKKGANILEGKLVYKAVAEAFDLPYTPVEDVLR, encoded by the coding sequence ATGATTATTGGAGTGCCAAAGGAAATTAAAGAACAAGAAGACAGAATTGCTGTTACACCTGCTGGGGTTGATGCTTTTGTTAGAGCTGGTCATAGGGTTTTAGTAGAGGCCAATGCAGGTATGGGGGCTAGTTTCACTGACGAAGAATACTCAAACCTAGGTGCAGAAATTGTATCAGACGCTTCTAAAGTATGGGAAGAAGCAGATATGATTATGAAGGTTAAAGAACCACTAAAATCAGAGTATAAGTACTTTAGAAAAGATTTAATTATTTTTACTTACTTACATTTAGCAGCAGAAGAAGAATTAACAAAAGCCTTAATGGAGGCTGGAACAATTGCATTAGCCTATGAAACTGTAGAAAATCCAGATAGGTCCTTACCTCTTCTTACACCTATGAGTGAAGTGGCCGGACGTATGGCTGTACAACAAGGTTCTATTCACTTAGAAAAAACTCGTGGAGGAAAAGGTCTTTTAATAGATGGGGTACCAGGAGTTCCTCCTGCACATGTAGCAGTTGTAGGTGCTGGAATTGTAGGTACTGGAGCTATTAGAAGAGCTGTTGGTTTAGGAGCAAGAGTTACAGTCCTTGATATAAATACGGACAGACTTCGCTATTTAAATGAAGTATTTATGGGAAGAATAGAAACTTTATATTCAAACAACTATAATTTAACAAATGCTATTAAAACAGCTGATTTAGTAATAGGGGCCGTTCTAATTCCAGGAGCTAAGGCACCAAAATTAGTTACAGAAGAAATGGTTAAACTTATGGAACCAGGAAGTGTTCTAGTAGACGTAGCCATTGACCAAGGTGGATGTATTGAAACTACACATCCTACAACTCATTCTGATCCAATATTTATGAAGCATGATGTAGTTCATTATGCAGTAGCAAATATTCCAGGGGCAGTTCCAAAAACATCAACATTAGCCCTTACAAATGTTACTTTACCATATGCTCTTAGAATTGCAAACAAAGGGTGGAGACAAGCTCTAATAGATGAAGAACCATTGAAGAAGGGTGCAAATATATTAGAAGGCAAATTAGTTTATAAAGCTGTAGCAGAAGCTTTTGATCTACCTTATACACCAGTAGAAGATGTATTAAGATAA
- the pepF gene encoding oligoendopeptidase F, with protein MAKELLERKDVDENLTWDLMAIFKTEEEFKETINKIEKLTDDIEKKFKGKLNIARNINKCLDEYKTLAELVTLAGNYSFLAVEVDQTNTENKERQFKFMNLASNLNSKTSFIESEIIEANEEVIKKAMEESKENYNYLKEIMRKKEYALHPEVERTLSALSNTLEAPYEVYNASKLADMDFGTFKVDGKEYPLSFTLFEGKWEYETDTKIRHTAFNAFSKKLREYENTIATAYQIQVQKEKTIASLRGFDSVIDSLLFPQEIDRELYNRQIDLIMKYLAPHMRKYAKLIQKVHGLEKMTFADLKLVIDPDFEPKVSVEESKKYINGALGVLGKDYLEMIKRAFNERWIDFAQNKGKSTGAFCASPYGSHPYILISWTGAMREVFTLGHELGHAGHFYLAHKHQNIFDTRPSLYFIESPSTMNEMLMANYLMKNTDDKRMKRWVLSSIISNTYYHNFVTHLLEAAYQREVYKIIDSGGSVQAPLLNKIKREILEEFWGDAVEINEGAELTWMRQPHYYMGLYSYTYSAGLTIATEVSKRVLTEGQKTLDDWKEVLKAGGTKTPVELAKMAGVDITTDKPLLNTIEHIGNIIDEIIQLTGELND; from the coding sequence ATGGCTAAAGAATTACTAGAAAGAAAAGATGTAGATGAAAATTTAACTTGGGATCTAATGGCAATTTTTAAAACCGAGGAAGAGTTTAAGGAGACAATAAATAAGATAGAGAAACTTACAGATGATATTGAAAAGAAATTTAAGGGAAAATTAAATATTGCTAGAAATATTAATAAATGTTTAGATGAATATAAGACATTAGCTGAACTAGTTACGCTTGCAGGAAACTATTCTTTTCTTGCAGTAGAAGTGGATCAAACAAATACAGAAAATAAAGAAAGACAATTTAAATTTATGAATTTAGCTTCTAATCTGAATAGTAAAACCAGCTTTATAGAATCAGAAATAATAGAAGCCAATGAAGAAGTTATAAAAAAGGCTATGGAAGAATCGAAAGAAAATTATAATTACTTAAAAGAAATAATGAGGAAAAAGGAATATGCTCTTCACCCAGAAGTAGAGAGAACTTTATCAGCTCTTTCAAATACTTTAGAAGCTCCCTATGAAGTTTATAATGCTTCTAAGTTAGCAGATATGGACTTTGGTACATTTAAAGTGGATGGGAAAGAATATCCTTTAAGTTTTACATTGTTTGAAGGAAAATGGGAATATGAAACAGATACAAAAATAAGGCATACAGCTTTCAATGCTTTTTCTAAAAAATTAAGAGAGTATGAAAATACAATAGCAACAGCTTATCAAATTCAGGTACAAAAAGAAAAAACTATAGCAAGTTTAAGAGGATTTGATTCCGTAATTGATAGTTTATTATTCCCCCAAGAAATAGATAGAGAATTATATAATAGGCAGATAGATTTAATTATGAAATATTTAGCACCTCATATGAGAAAATATGCTAAATTAATTCAAAAGGTTCATGGTTTAGAAAAGATGACTTTTGCTGATTTAAAATTGGTAATAGACCCTGATTTTGAACCAAAGGTATCAGTTGAAGAATCAAAAAAATATATAAATGGTGCACTAGGAGTATTAGGCAAAGACTACCTAGAAATGATTAAAAGAGCTTTTAATGAAAGATGGATAGATTTTGCTCAAAACAAAGGTAAATCAACAGGAGCATTTTGTGCAAGCCCTTATGGTAGTCACCCATATATTTTAATTTCTTGGACTGGAGCAATGCGAGAAGTATTCACATTGGGCCATGAGCTTGGCCATGCAGGCCATTTTTATTTAGCGCATAAACATCAAAATATATTTGATACCAGGCCATCCCTTTATTTCATAGAATCACCGTCAACTATGAATGAAATGTTAATGGCAAATTATTTAATGAAAAATACTGATGATAAAAGAATGAAAAGATGGGTTTTATCATCAATTATATCTAATACTTACTATCATAATTTTGTAACCCATTTATTAGAAGCAGCTTATCAAAGAGAAGTATATAAGATAATAGATTCTGGTGGTTCAGTACAAGCACCTTTATTGAATAAAATAAAGAGAGAAATATTAGAAGAATTCTGGGGAGATGCTGTAGAAATTAACGAAGGTGCAGAATTAACATGGATGAGACAGCCCCATTATTATATGGGACTATATTCATATACTTATAGTGCAGGCCTTACTATAGCTACTGAAGTAAGTAAGAGAGTATTAACCGAAGGGCAAAAAACATTAGATGATTGGAAAGAAGTCTTAAAGGCTGGAGGAACGAAAACACCAGTAGAATTAGCTAAGATGGCTGGGGTGGATATAACTACAGATAAACCTTTACTAAATACTATTGAACATATAGGTAATATAATAGATGAGATAATTCAATTAACAGGGGAATTAAATGATTAG
- a CDS encoding GNAT family N-acetyltransferase, producing the protein MEEKDQKYLLKLADKNLADSIKHRVENIEGGKLYETDNYIIYTIGIDNEDGHLNGALCLNDKYAEEMFSKAEEFFSPLKRNYSVWVRAHEDYNLERILKEKGLEPKRQPGSAGMIMTNRIETVDLPSGFEIKTVKTDEEIKDFISVTKDAFDKSDEVGQRMFSTKATLCAPNVKSFLIYEGHKPMSAAITVISGDVSGIYYVGTIESGRGLGLGSYIVQESTNAGFDAGSPVVILQASAAGERVYTKLGYEKITYYRSYIRDF; encoded by the coding sequence ATGGAGGAAAAAGATCAAAAATACTTATTAAAATTGGCGGATAAAAATTTAGCAGACTCTATTAAACATAGAGTTGAAAATATTGAAGGTGGTAAATTATATGAGACTGACAATTATATAATATATACTATTGGGATAGATAATGAAGATGGACATCTTAATGGAGCTCTTTGTTTAAATGATAAATATGCTGAAGAAATGTTTAGTAAAGCGGAAGAATTTTTCAGTCCCTTAAAACGTAATTATTCAGTGTGGGTAAGGGCTCATGAAGATTATAATCTAGAAAGAATTTTAAAAGAAAAAGGATTAGAACCGAAGAGACAACCAGGCTCTGCAGGAATGATAATGACAAATAGAATAGAAACAGTAGATTTACCATCTGGTTTTGAGATAAAAACAGTTAAAACAGATGAAGAGATTAAGGATTTTATTTCTGTAACGAAAGACGCTTTTGATAAATCAGATGAAGTTGGACAAAGAATGTTTAGTACAAAAGCTACATTGTGTGCACCTAATGTAAAGTCTTTTTTAATATATGAAGGTCATAAACCTATGTCAGCAGCAATTACTGTAATCTCAGGGGATGTATCAGGAATTTATTATGTTGGAACTATTGAAAGTGGAAGGGGTTTAGGACTAGGAAGCTATATAGTACAGGAATCGACAAATGCAGGCTTTGATGCAGGTAGTCCTGTGGTGATTCTCCAGGCTTCTGCTGCTGGAGAGAGGGTATATACTAAATTAGGATATGAGAAGATAACCTATTATAGGTCCTATATAAGGGACTTTTAA